Within the Poecilia reticulata strain Guanapo linkage group LG13, Guppy_female_1.0+MT, whole genome shotgun sequence genome, the region TATAGCTGCTGTCCACTCTGCCCGTTGACCAATCAACACATTTGCTTACCAAATGCAGCACCACTTCAGTGAAGTTaaaagttttcttgttttgaaagaTTTACTGCAAAGAAATTTTCAACCAAACAGGAAATTCCTTCTAGCTCTTGCTTTGGCTCGTCCTTCGACCGGTGGGTTGCCGGTTTGAGACGCCGGCCCATCCGCCTGTCTCGTCGTGCGATTGGACACGTCGCCTACTGGTGGGGGTCAGAAGGTCGGAGGGCAAACTTGCCTTTGTCCCCAGGGCAACTGTGGCTCCTGTCCAGTAGCTTCCCACCATCAGTGGTTGATATTCCTACTGGAGAGTTGAGGGTTTCCCTGGGGTCACTTCCCCAGTGACGTACATGACTTTAGATTGAACACAACCTTGTAGTAAGTTACTATACCTTCACCAGCGCAGAGTATTTTCACAAAAAGTATACAGTTTGGGAAGAATTTAAAACTCTCTGAAACCTTAAATATTCATGGCCCTTAACCCTTCACCTGGGGTTGTTTCTGCTGAAGATTTGTCTGAGACCAGGTTTCAGGTGATTGATTGGAGAAATGGGCACTGTTGCAGTTGGTCTTCGTTCTGTGCATGATGAGCTCATTCATTTCCTGATTGGTTCTTTCTTCCTGTCTTAGGAATGGTTCAGAAACTGGACCAGAAGCTCCCAGTGGCCAATGAGTACCTACTCCTTTCTGGAGGTGTTCGGGAAGGTGTGGTGGACATGGACCTGGATGAGCTTAGCGTCTACGCCCGCGGCACAGACTACAACATGGACTTCACTCTACTGGTCCCTGCACTTAAACTCCATGACCGCAACCAGCCGGTGACCCTGGACATGCGGCACTCGGCGCTGGGCCACTCCTGGCTCAGCCTGCGGCTCTTTGACGAAGGAACCATCAACAAGTGGAAGGACTGCTGCACTATCGTCGATCACATCAACGGGACCACCAACTACTTCTTCTCCCCTACACTGGTGGCCGACTGGTTCTACCAGTCCATATCTCTTGTGCTGCTGGAGGTGCAGAAGAAGCCACAGAGAGGGATGCCGAGGGTGGAGAAGGTGGATCGGAACGGGACCATCATCTCCGTCATCCTGGGGGTCGGCAGCAGCCGGATGCTCTACGACATCGTCCCGGTGGTGTCGTTTAAAGGCTGGCCCGCGGTGGCCCAGAGTTGGCTGATGGAGAACCACTTCTGGGACGGGAAGATCACCGAGGAGGAGGTGATCAGCGGCTTCTACCTCGTCCCCGCCTGCTCCTACAAAGGCCGCAAGGAGAACGAGTGGCGGCTGTCGTTCGCCCGCAGCGAGGTTcagctgaagaaatgcatctcGTCGAGCCTGATGCAGGCGTACCAGGCCTGCAAGGCCATCATCATCAAGCTGTTGTCCCGGCCCAAAGCCATCAGTCCCTACCATCTgcgaagcatcatgctgtgggcctgcGACCGTCTCCCAGCCAACTACCTGGCTCAGGACGACTTCTCCGCCCACTTCCTGCTGGGCCTGATTGACGACTTGCAGCACTGTCTCGTCAACAAGATGTGTCCCAACTACTTCATCCCTCAGTGCAACATGTTGGAGCACCTGTCCGACGAGACGGCCATGCTACACGCCCGCAAACTGTCTTCGGTGCGCTCTGACCCGGCCGAGCACCTCCGCACCACCATCGAGCACGCCAAGGCTGCCAACAGGTTGACGGTGGAAGTGCAGTGGCGAGGCAGCTCCACCAACCTGCCGTCGCCGCAGTCCGACGCCGGCGGTGAGAACCAGCCTGACGATCGGCTCGCCAAGAAGCTTCAGCAGCTGGTGACGGAGAATCCCGGGAAGTCCATCTCGGTGTTCATCAACCCGGACGACGTCACGCGGCCGCACTTCCGTATCGACGACAAGTTCTTCTGAGACTGAGACGTTTCCCTCCCCTCTCCTTCACCTGGTGCCCCCTGCCTctgaaactttctttttgtactttttttatgtttcctgccACAAAGTGAAGTGATTGTCTAGTAGTCTGCCacagtttcttatttttagttttatttttctactccCTTCCCCTCTGCCCCGGTTTTTCACTGTGTGCCCTGTGTTTTTTACCTTCTCAATGCCTTTTAAACTGACAGCTTGTTCTTAAAACTGAAGGAAGGGACTGAAATCCACCTCATGATCTGAGTGCTGGTCCTGGAAAAATGTTGATACTTATCAGGGATCCTGGAAAAGAGACAAACACATCAGTTTCCTGAATAAATCTGGTTTCTTTTGGGTTCTCTTGATTGGAGAGACTCCGTTGTTGAGTGAATATTGAAACGGGGCAGAAGTTGGTGTGTTGTCTTGGAACCAGGAGTGGACCCGGCAGAGATCCCTGTGAAGTGGATTCAGTCCCTCTGAGGAATGTCTTGTCCCTGCTGGGGGACGACGGTACTAAAGTCTTAGAAACTAACTGTAAATACGTAGAAGAAAAACTGACTGAAGAGTGTAGGCGGACGGAAAACATACTAATGTTAATTTGTGGGCtactttttgtctaattttgcaCAGAAT harbors:
- the LOC103475302 gene encoding protein MB21D2; translated protein: MAAPALSGRTGSAGSLGNSPTSTAAGRPPQGGSGPELDFRSAARMEDLNRLIQEFSKHDQREYDDQRALEIHTAKDFIFSMLGMVQKLDQKLPVANEYLLLSGGVREGVVDMDLDELSVYARGTDYNMDFTLLVPALKLHDRNQPVTLDMRHSALGHSWLSLRLFDEGTINKWKDCCTIVDHINGTTNYFFSPTLVADWFYQSISLVLLEVQKKPQRGMPRVEKVDRNGTIISVILGVGSSRMLYDIVPVVSFKGWPAVAQSWLMENHFWDGKITEEEVISGFYLVPACSYKGRKENEWRLSFARSEVQLKKCISSSLMQAYQACKAIIIKLLSRPKAISPYHLRSIMLWACDRLPANYLAQDDFSAHFLLGLIDDLQHCLVNKMCPNYFIPQCNMLEHLSDETAMLHARKLSSVRSDPAEHLRTTIEHAKAANRLTVEVQWRGSSTNLPSPQSDAGGENQPDDRLAKKLQQLVTENPGKSISVFINPDDVTRPHFRIDDKFF